The Thioalkalivibrio thiocyanodenitrificans ARhD 1 genome window below encodes:
- a CDS encoding 2Fe-2S iron-sulfur cluster-binding protein, whose amino-acid sequence MDQWLSVIRAAKFAGVTRGELQARIKSGDLPSFDGMVKVEDLLGLYPATRLEDERTLERLDRIKDAALGKDIARRSLPEPEVLARRLAALGHRYTRVQQQAEHYAGVLEALEHHLREVERTCGESERPVVRDIKLRMQSMLRQKRTDEGQTGALAEGVSWLSVMAPQVRLVPSNHEFLVEGADTILQAALRAGLSIRYGCSDGNCGQCRARIVSGEVREVQPHGYALTDAEKAQGLALMCAVSPVTDLVVEMDVARTPAQIPRQSMQAEVRSIEDPAPHVRVLRVRTPGTHRLRFLGGQYVRLSFDDGRVQGAAALANCPCDDRNLVFHLAENRDDPLTTRCFEGLSRGDPVGVEGPFGGFVMGDEIDRPLVFLACDTGFAPIKSLIEHVIALDVADRMDLIWVASGSAGHYEDNLCRSWDDALDDFHYRPMRVGVAGDPAAWPTAVARSLAHLDDPGMRDYYIAGPSHFIRVATDVLTGLGVPEEHRRVQAIPPSD is encoded by the coding sequence ATGGACCAGTGGCTTTCGGTGATTCGTGCGGCCAAGTTCGCCGGGGTGACCCGGGGCGAGCTGCAGGCGCGCATCAAGTCCGGGGACCTGCCGAGCTTCGACGGCATGGTGAAGGTGGAGGACCTGCTGGGCCTCTACCCGGCCACCCGCCTGGAGGACGAGCGCACGCTCGAACGCCTGGACCGGATCAAGGACGCGGCCCTGGGCAAGGACATCGCGCGCCGCAGCCTGCCGGAACCCGAGGTGCTGGCGCGGCGGCTGGCGGCGCTGGGGCACAGGTACACGCGGGTCCAGCAGCAGGCCGAGCATTACGCGGGCGTATTGGAGGCGCTGGAACACCACCTGCGGGAGGTGGAACGGACCTGCGGCGAGTCCGAGCGCCCTGTCGTGCGTGACATCAAGCTCCGGATGCAGAGCATGCTTCGCCAGAAGCGCACGGACGAGGGACAGACCGGCGCGTTGGCCGAGGGCGTGAGCTGGCTGAGCGTGATGGCGCCGCAGGTGCGGCTCGTGCCGAGCAACCACGAGTTTCTGGTGGAGGGCGCAGACACCATCCTGCAGGCGGCCCTGCGGGCCGGGCTTTCCATCCGTTACGGATGCAGCGACGGCAACTGCGGGCAATGCAGGGCCCGCATCGTGTCCGGCGAGGTGCGCGAGGTGCAACCCCACGGCTATGCGCTCACCGATGCCGAGAAGGCGCAGGGCCTTGCACTGATGTGCGCGGTCTCACCGGTCACGGATCTGGTCGTGGAGATGGACGTGGCCCGCACGCCGGCGCAGATCCCCCGGCAGTCGATGCAGGCCGAGGTCCGGTCCATCGAGGACCCGGCGCCCCATGTGCGGGTGCTCCGGGTGCGCACCCCGGGGACGCACCGGCTGCGCTTTCTGGGCGGGCAGTATGTGCGATTGTCCTTTGACGACGGGCGTGTTCAGGGCGCGGCGGCGCTGGCCAACTGCCCCTGTGACGACCGGAATCTGGTTTTCCACCTGGCGGAGAACCGCGACGATCCGTTGACCACCCGTTGTTTCGAAGGTCTGAGCCGGGGCGACCCCGTCGGGGTGGAAGGCCCCTTCGGCGGCTTTGTGATGGGGGACGAGATCGATCGCCCCCTTGTGTTTCTCGCCTGCGACACGGGCTTCGCGCCGATCAAGAGCCTGATTGAACACGTGATCGCGCTGGATGTGGCGGACAGGATGGACCTGATCTGGGTGGCCAGCGGCAGTGCCGGTCATTACGAGGACAACCTGTGCCGCTCCTGGGATGATGCGCTGGACGATTTCCATTACCGGCCCATGCGGGTGGGCGTGGCCGGAGACCCGGCGGCCTGGCCCACCGCCGTCGCGCGGAGTCTTGCGCACCTGGACGACCCCGGGATGCGCGACTACTACATCGCCGGCCCCAGTCACTTCATCCGGGTTGCCACCGACGTGCTGACCGGTCTGGGCGTCCCCGAGGAGCATCGCCGGGTTCAGGCCATCCCGCCGTCCGACTGA
- a CDS encoding SAM-dependent methyltransferase, which yields MRKGKTAQLSIPQAAGRTAGGGSSRSLDHWLVRRMLAWMHEPPVVVRLWDGTEIRPSTPAPEATMEIRDRGALLTLLLNPDLNFGDLYSAGRIEIHGDLTRFLVEIYRRLDARGTAPVLRAARAWINRPRRNNLSGSQDNVHHHYDIGNAFYRLWLDGEHMQYTCAYYPDASLTLEQAQAAKMDHVCRKLRLRPGDTVVEAGCGWGGLARFMARHYGARVRAFNISREQVAFARDRAAREGLADRVEYVQDDYRNIEGHYDVFVSVGMLEHVGTPQYRELGEVIRRSLRRDGRGLIHTIGRNRPKPLNAWIERRIFPGAYPPTLRQMMDIFENTPFSVLDVENLRLHYARTLRHWRERFEQHRERVGEMFDEQFVRAWRLYLHGSEAAFSAGELQLFQVVFAHHDNNDIPGSRAHLYDGRMLP from the coding sequence ATGAGGAAAGGGAAGACGGCGCAGTTGAGCATCCCCCAGGCGGCCGGGCGGACCGCCGGTGGCGGCAGCAGCCGGTCGCTGGACCACTGGCTGGTACGCAGGATGCTGGCGTGGATGCATGAGCCCCCGGTGGTGGTCCGGCTCTGGGACGGGACGGAGATCAGGCCCTCGACCCCCGCGCCCGAGGCGACCATGGAGATCAGGGACCGGGGGGCCCTGCTGACGCTGCTGCTCAACCCTGACCTGAACTTCGGCGATCTCTACAGCGCCGGGCGCATCGAGATCCACGGGGATCTGACGCGTTTCCTGGTCGAGATATACCGCCGGTTGGACGCGCGCGGGACCGCGCCTGTGCTGCGCGCCGCCCGGGCCTGGATCAACCGGCCGCGCCGCAACAACCTCTCCGGATCGCAGGATAACGTCCATCACCATTACGACATCGGCAACGCATTCTATCGCCTGTGGCTGGACGGGGAGCACATGCAGTACACCTGCGCCTATTACCCGGATGCATCCCTGACCCTGGAGCAGGCGCAGGCGGCCAAGATGGATCACGTATGCCGCAAGCTGCGGCTTCGGCCCGGCGACACCGTGGTGGAGGCCGGCTGCGGCTGGGGCGGTCTGGCGCGCTTCATGGCGCGCCATTACGGGGCCAGGGTGCGCGCCTTCAACATCTCCCGGGAGCAGGTGGCGTTCGCGCGTGACCGGGCCGCGCGGGAGGGGCTCGCAGACCGGGTCGAGTATGTGCAGGACGACTACCGCAACATCGAAGGGCACTACGACGTGTTCGTCTCCGTCGGGATGCTGGAACACGTGGGTACGCCTCAGTACCGGGAACTGGGAGAGGTGATCCGGCGCAGCCTCAGGCGCGACGGGCGGGGCCTGATTCACACCATAGGCCGCAACCGGCCCAAGCCCCTGAACGCCTGGATCGAGAGGCGTATCTTTCCGGGCGCCTATCCGCCCACCCTGCGCCAGATGATGGACATCTTCGAGAACACGCCGTTCTCCGTCCTGGACGTGGAGAACCTGCGACTGCATTACGCGCGCACCCTGCGCCACTGGCGGGAGCGCTTTGAGCAGCACCGTGAACGGGTGGGCGAGATGTTCGACGAGCAGTTCGTGCGCGCATGGCGCCTGTACCTGCACGGGTCGGAGGCGGCCTTCAGCGCGGGTGAGCTGCAGCTGTTCCAGGTGGTGTTCGCGCACCATGACAACAACGATATCCCGGGTTCACGCGCCCATCTCTATGACGGGCGCATGCTGCCATGA
- a CDS encoding VOC family protein — MITPFHLAFPVHDLDAARAFYGSVLGCREGRSAETWIDFDLYGHQIVAHLAGQPSRTAVESEVDGQRVPVPHFGVILTMDQWQALAERLRRAGIRFVIEPYVRFQGEPGEQATMFVLDPSGNALEFKAFAEFGQIFAA, encoded by the coding sequence ATGATCACCCCTTTCCATCTCGCATTTCCCGTTCACGATCTCGATGCGGCGCGCGCCTTCTACGGCAGTGTGCTTGGTTGCCGCGAGGGACGCAGTGCCGAAACCTGGATCGATTTCGACCTCTACGGCCACCAGATCGTGGCCCACCTTGCCGGTCAGCCGTCACGGACGGCGGTCGAAAGCGAGGTGGACGGGCAGCGGGTGCCGGTACCGCACTTTGGAGTGATCCTGACCATGGACCAGTGGCAGGCGCTGGCCGAACGGCTGCGCCGCGCCGGTATCCGGTTCGTCATCGAGCCGTATGTCCGCTTCCAGGGTGAGCCCGGCGAGCAGGCGACGATGTTCGTCCTTGATCCGAGCGGCAATGCACTGGAGTTCAAGGCGTTCGCGGAGTTCGGGCAGATCTTTGCCGCGTAA
- a CDS encoding c-type cytochrome — MTDLKMRMSVAVFAIAMAMPGLAGAQLPDAERLVRAAQSVDLDRAHEIHMDSCFRCHGAEGLSTNPDTPRLAGQHFQYIARQLADFQSGRRASEVMQPQAKDLTENEMLALGVFFNVKPSPAQRVRDAELAAVGRFLYHRGNQYSGVPNCAGCHGERGMGTDDLPRLASQSTRYTETQLELFSKRPRTEDNEVMHEVASMLTELEIKALAAYISSMD; from the coding sequence ATGACCGACTTGAAGATGAGGATGTCAGTGGCCGTTTTCGCCATCGCCATGGCGATGCCGGGTCTGGCAGGCGCACAATTGCCGGATGCCGAGCGTCTGGTGCGTGCGGCCCAGAGCGTGGACCTGGACCGGGCGCACGAGATCCACATGGATTCGTGTTTCCGCTGTCACGGCGCCGAGGGACTGAGCACCAACCCGGATACACCGCGCCTGGCCGGCCAGCATTTCCAGTACATTGCCAGGCAGTTGGCCGACTTCCAGTCGGGCCGCCGTGCCAGTGAGGTCATGCAGCCGCAGGCCAAGGATCTGACCGAGAACGAGATGCTGGCACTGGGCGTGTTCTTCAACGTCAAGCCTTCACCCGCCCAGCGGGTGCGGGATGCGGAACTGGCCGCGGTGGGCCGCTTCCTCTATCACCGAGGCAACCAGTATTCGGGTGTGCCCAACTGCGCGGGCTGCCACGGCGAGCGGGGTATGGGGACCGACGACCTGCCGCGTCTTGCAAGCCAGAGTACGCGTTATACGGAGACCCAGCTGGAACTGTTCAGCAAGCGTCCCCGGACTGAAGACAACGAGGTCATGCACGAGGTCGCATCCATGCTCACGGAACTGGAGATCAAGGCGCTGGCGGCATACATCAGCTCGATGGATTGA
- a CDS encoding NAD(P)/FAD-dependent oxidoreductase — MTGPRDCDVIIVGGGPAGSTLAWRLVQAGLDVVVIDKKAFPRDKVCAGWVTPAVVDALELDLDAYRRGRVLQEIRAFRISMLDGPEVRTRHDAVVSYGIRRCEFDHYLLERSGAALEPGETVRDLERKGGRWVVNDRLRAPLLVGAGGHFCPVARRLGADLGGSERVVAAQEVEFPMDERQRAACAIRGDTPELFFCRDLRGYAWVFRKGDFLNIGLGREDNHRLAEHVAAFVEFLHARGRIPADLPGRFKGHAYLLHTHAGREVLGEGALLIGDAAGLAYPQSGEGIRPAVESALLAADTILEAGGDYGPGRLDAYARRLQERFGRRADGRPANLLMPPGIRTWIGEQLLGTHWFARRVVVDRWFLHQHEPPLAAVRTG, encoded by the coding sequence ATGACCGGCCCGCGCGATTGCGACGTGATCATCGTCGGCGGGGGGCCGGCGGGGTCCACCCTGGCCTGGCGGCTCGTCCAGGCGGGGCTCGACGTGGTGGTGATCGACAAGAAGGCCTTTCCCCGCGACAAGGTATGTGCGGGCTGGGTGACGCCGGCGGTCGTCGATGCACTCGAGCTCGATCTGGATGCGTATCGACGCGGGCGGGTGCTGCAGGAGATCCGCGCCTTTCGCATCAGCATGCTGGACGGACCTGAGGTGCGGACCCGTCACGATGCGGTGGTGAGCTACGGGATCCGCCGTTGCGAGTTCGATCATTATCTCCTGGAACGTTCCGGCGCCGCGCTTGAACCGGGCGAGACCGTCAGGGATCTGGAACGCAAGGGGGGGCGCTGGGTGGTCAATGACCGCCTGCGGGCCCCGCTGCTGGTGGGGGCCGGCGGACATTTCTGCCCCGTCGCGCGCCGCCTCGGGGCCGATCTGGGCGGCAGCGAGCGGGTGGTTGCGGCGCAGGAGGTGGAGTTCCCCATGGATGAGCGCCAGCGCGCGGCATGTGCGATCCGGGGTGATACCCCGGAGCTGTTCTTCTGCCGTGACCTGCGGGGCTACGCCTGGGTGTTCCGCAAGGGCGATTTCCTGAACATCGGCCTGGGCCGCGAGGACAATCACCGCCTGGCCGAACATGTGGCGGCCTTCGTGGAGTTCCTCCACGCCCGGGGCAGGATACCCGCCGATCTGCCGGGTCGCTTCAAGGGACACGCCTACCTGCTGCACACGCACGCGGGGCGCGAGGTCCTGGGCGAGGGCGCCCTGCTGATCGGTGACGCGGCCGGTCTGGCCTATCCCCAGAGCGGCGAGGGCATCCGCCCGGCCGTGGAGTCGGCCCTGCTGGCCGCGGATACGATTCTCGAGGCAGGGGGCGACTACGGCCCGGGGCGTCTTGATGCCTATGCGCGGCGGCTGCAGGAGCGCTTCGGGCGCCGTGCCGACGGGCGCCCCGCGAACCTGCTGATGCCGCCCGGCATCAGGACCTGGATCGGAGAGCAACTGCTGGGTACGCACTGGTTCGCCCGGCGGGTGGTGGTGGACCGCTGGTTTCTGCATCAGCATGAACCGCCCCTGGCGGCGGTCCGGACCGGCTGA
- a CDS encoding GNAT family N-acetyltransferase gives MKQNTLLERVHASVVDECAFLACCSIHGRVLTLPGIVAGINPAAPDRSLFNGVAYESPDALRTHYDTIAAAYDAAGVRAWTVWVRPGDTSTPAFLASRAHVFDYDPVAMAAHIPDLRLPAAGDLDWEETDDLRTLGVINDAAFGFPPPAFAAVFDRWPNRRWRGYLARIDDRPVSALLTCDTAEGDCSITAVATLPDYQGRGLATRLMAAALRQARARGMTSTSLQASPSGASVYARLGYGELGRMPMWERRAPAGQSRD, from the coding sequence ATGAAGCAGAACACTCTGTTGGAGCGGGTACATGCAAGCGTGGTGGACGAATGCGCGTTCCTGGCGTGCTGTTCCATTCACGGCCGCGTGCTGACGCTGCCGGGTATCGTCGCCGGAATCAATCCGGCCGCCCCCGACCGTTCGCTTTTCAACGGGGTGGCGTACGAATCCCCCGATGCCCTCCGGACGCATTACGACACCATTGCCGCGGCCTACGATGCCGCGGGCGTCCGGGCCTGGACGGTATGGGTGCGACCGGGCGACACGTCGACACCGGCGTTCCTTGCGTCAAGGGCCCACGTGTTCGACTACGATCCGGTGGCCATGGCGGCGCACATCCCTGATCTCCGGCTGCCCGCCGCCGGTGACCTCGACTGGGAAGAGACCGATGATCTGCGAACGCTGGGCGTCATCAATGACGCCGCCTTCGGCTTTCCGCCGCCCGCGTTCGCAGCGGTATTCGACCGCTGGCCGAACAGGCGCTGGCGGGGATATCTGGCGCGGATCGACGACAGGCCTGTCAGCGCCCTGCTCACCTGTGACACCGCCGAAGGGGATTGCAGCATCACGGCGGTCGCGACGCTGCCGGATTACCAGGGTCGCGGACTGGCGACCCGGTTGATGGCCGCGGCACTGCGGCAGGCGCGGGCACGCGGCATGACATCCACCTCGCTCCAGGCGAGCCCCTCCGGGGCAAGTGTGTACGCCCGGCTCGGATACGGGGAGCTGGGCCGGATGCCCATGTGGGAACGACGCGCGCCAGCGGGGCAGTCCCGAGACTGA
- a CDS encoding sulfite exporter TauE/SafE family protein, which translates to MELSAIAAGLATGMVLGLFGSGGSIIALPALLYLLQVDPKSAIAMSLGVVAVTATITAADHWRRGRVDVRVATVFGLFGVVGTYAGARLGVVTPVIIQLGLFALVMYAAAWRMLRPVAVKPAVAGSLVPAGGDAAALNGCQEFFSPCMGHIALHGLGVGVLTGLVGVGGGFLIVPALVLLSGIPMRTAVGTSLAIVAAKSYAGFAGYLGAVFIDWSLMASFIAVTVAGSFIGTQMAGRFSPDGLKRAFAVFLLLVATYILFNNVILGGMA; encoded by the coding sequence ATGGAACTCTCCGCCATCGCGGCCGGGCTCGCAACCGGCATGGTGCTTGGCCTTTTCGGCAGCGGCGGCTCCATCATCGCCCTGCCCGCGCTGCTTTACCTGTTGCAGGTCGACCCCAAATCAGCCATCGCCATGAGTCTGGGCGTGGTGGCGGTCACCGCCACCATTACCGCGGCCGACCACTGGCGCCGTGGCCGGGTCGATGTGCGGGTCGCCACGGTGTTCGGCCTGTTCGGGGTCGTGGGCACCTATGCCGGTGCGCGCCTCGGCGTGGTGACGCCGGTCATCATCCAGCTCGGACTGTTTGCGCTGGTGATGTATGCCGCCGCCTGGCGCATGCTTCGGCCGGTGGCCGTCAAGCCGGCCGTTGCCGGCAGCCTGGTGCCGGCGGGCGGTGATGCGGCGGCCCTCAACGGCTGCCAGGAATTCTTCTCGCCCTGCATGGGACACATCGCCTTGCACGGCCTCGGCGTCGGCGTCCTGACCGGTCTGGTCGGGGTGGGTGGCGGATTCCTGATCGTGCCGGCGCTGGTACTGCTTTCCGGCATCCCCATGCGCACCGCCGTGGGCACCTCGCTGGCCATCGTCGCCGCCAAGTCATATGCGGGTTTCGCGGGATATCTGGGCGCAGTGTTCATCGACTGGTCGCTGATGGCGTCCTTCATCGCCGTCACCGTGGCCGGCAGTTTCATCGGCACACAGATGGCGGGGCGGTTCTCCCCGGACGGCCTCAAACGGGCATTCGCGGTCTTCCTGCTGCTGGTGGCCACCTACATCCTGTTCAACAACGTGATCCTGGGAGGAATGGCATGA
- a CDS encoding ArsR/SmtB family transcription factor: protein MSERQVKDVLYAQVARIGKAVCSPKRLELIDLLAQGEKSVEQLASEAGISQKLASAHLRELRLANLVEARREGKNVYYRLSGKTVADFWVALRSLAEDRLLELRAALSKLSESIHELTPMSREEILELARRGEVVVLDVRPETEFAAGHLPYAHSMPLSQVQKRLAELPRDRPVVAYCRGPFCLMAKEAAELLNKEGFRALRLEDGVAEWRARGLPVETGE from the coding sequence ATGAGCGAAAGGCAAGTAAAAGATGTGCTCTATGCCCAGGTGGCCCGGATCGGCAAGGCCGTCTGCAGCCCCAAGCGGCTTGAACTGATCGACCTGCTGGCCCAGGGTGAGAAGTCGGTGGAACAGCTCGCCTCCGAGGCCGGGATCTCCCAGAAGCTGGCCAGCGCGCATCTCAGGGAACTGCGTCTGGCCAACCTGGTGGAGGCGCGCAGGGAGGGGAAGAATGTCTACTACCGTCTTTCCGGAAAGACGGTGGCCGATTTCTGGGTGGCCCTGCGTTCGCTGGCCGAGGATCGCCTGCTTGAACTGCGGGCCGCTCTCTCCAAGCTGTCCGAGAGCATCCATGAGCTGACCCCCATGAGCCGCGAGGAGATCCTGGAGCTGGCCAGACGCGGCGAGGTCGTGGTCCTGGACGTGCGGCCGGAGACGGAGTTCGCCGCCGGGCATCTGCCCTATGCCCATTCCATGCCGCTCTCGCAGGTGCAGAAGCGCCTGGCCGAGCTGCCCCGCGACAGGCCGGTGGTGGCCTATTGCCGGGGACCGTTCTGCCTGATGGCGAAGGAGGCCGCGGAACTGCTCAACAAGGAAGGGTTCAGGGCGCTCAGACTGGAAGACGGCGTGGCCGAATGGCGGGCACGGGGGCTCCCGGTGGAGACGGGAGAATGA